From Streptomyces sp. TLI_053, a single genomic window includes:
- a CDS encoding (2Fe-2S)-binding protein, whose product MSVASGLDRLTAVGPYFALDTAGAPGEAPPPGFRPLRDLYAPGREGLLAGRIRDVGRRLGTAEARVAASILHLGLAARFCSVGLGAAVLVGDVPDLTPDEAWVRVPEQGPIDLWAPYRPTSTAGPGSAQARTSADPGRLADRLRRAVVEGQLAELATAVRSTVPLSDGLLRGNVASALAGALRVLDAHIAQAAPDSLSVDPGLARTLVARVLDRPPLAGTGTLTVGGARAGTGFRRTSCCLYYRVGPQAGVCGDCCFTSPPRRS is encoded by the coding sequence ATGAGCGTCGCCTCCGGCCTCGACCGGCTCACCGCCGTCGGCCCGTACTTCGCGCTGGACACGGCCGGGGCGCCCGGTGAAGCTCCGCCTCCGGGCTTCCGACCGCTTCGAGATCTCTACGCCCCGGGCCGCGAGGGCCTGTTGGCAGGCCGGATCCGGGACGTCGGCCGGAGACTCGGCACGGCCGAGGCACGGGTCGCGGCCTCGATCCTGCACCTGGGCCTGGCCGCCAGGTTCTGCTCGGTGGGCCTCGGCGCCGCCGTACTGGTCGGCGACGTGCCCGACCTGACTCCCGATGAAGCGTGGGTCCGCGTCCCCGAACAGGGGCCGATCGACCTCTGGGCTCCCTACCGGCCCACGTCGACGGCAGGGCCCGGTTCCGCGCAGGCGCGCACGTCGGCCGATCCGGGTCGGCTCGCCGACCGCCTCCGCCGGGCCGTTGTCGAGGGGCAGTTGGCGGAGCTGGCGACTGCCGTCCGCTCCACGGTCCCGCTCTCCGACGGGCTGCTCCGGGGAAACGTGGCCTCCGCTCTGGCAGGCGCCCTGCGCGTGCTGGACGCCCACATCGCGCAGGCGGCTCCCGACAGCCTGTCCGTGGATCCGGGACTGGCCCGGACCCTGGTCGCCCGCGTACTCGACCGACCGCCCCTGGCCGGCACCGGAACCCTGACCGTCGGCGGCGCTCGGGCCGGTACCGGGTTCCGACGCACCAGTTGCTGCCTCTACTACCGGGTCGGTCCGCAGGCCGGCGTCTGCGGCGACTGCTGCTTCACCAGTCCACCGCGCCGCTCCTGA
- a CDS encoding DMT family transporter has translation MAVFLLALSAACFLGLGFVLQQHAAQRAPRADLLHWRLLLDLLRMPEWLLGTGFMVIGLILSALALNQGEVSLVEPLLATNLIFAMALARVLTRQTLGRSGWAGVVLLALGVTVFIVAGRPTGGGPPASELRHWLVIGTVVGLTLLLVSFARRLPLFEEATLLALAAGLLYGLQDALTRTTTQRLDHEGLDAVLRSWQPYAVVAAGVVGLLLVQSAFEAAPLRMSLPALTAAQPISGIACAVGFLGDRLRVTPGALAWEVIGLIAIVIGVVVIGRHPALPGTTGTGGTGGTSGTGTDDGPEPVAPTDRPPETSTGDVPGTGGPADTG, from the coding sequence GTGGCGGTCTTCCTCCTGGCTTTGAGTGCCGCCTGCTTCCTGGGCCTCGGATTCGTCCTCCAGCAGCACGCGGCGCAGCGGGCCCCGCGTGCCGACCTGCTGCACTGGCGTCTGCTGCTGGACCTGCTGCGGATGCCGGAGTGGCTGCTCGGCACCGGGTTCATGGTCATCGGGTTGATCCTCTCCGCGCTCGCCCTCAACCAGGGCGAGGTCTCGCTGGTCGAACCCCTTCTCGCGACCAACCTCATCTTCGCGATGGCACTCGCCAGAGTGCTCACCCGCCAGACGCTCGGACGCTCCGGCTGGGCGGGGGTGGTGCTGCTGGCGCTCGGCGTGACCGTGTTCATCGTGGCCGGCCGCCCCACCGGCGGAGGCCCGCCGGCGAGCGAACTGCGGCACTGGCTGGTGATCGGAACGGTGGTCGGGCTGACTCTGCTGCTGGTCTCGTTCGCCCGCCGACTGCCGTTGTTCGAGGAGGCGACCCTGCTCGCGCTGGCCGCGGGTCTGCTCTACGGACTCCAGGACGCGCTCACCCGCACCACCACCCAGCGGCTCGACCACGAGGGACTGGACGCCGTCCTGCGCAGTTGGCAACCGTATGCCGTCGTCGCGGCCGGTGTGGTCGGCCTGCTGCTGGTCCAGAGCGCGTTCGAGGCCGCACCGCTGCGGATGTCCCTTCCCGCGCTGACCGCCGCGCAGCCGATCTCCGGCATCGCCTGCGCGGTCGGCTTCCTCGGCGACCGTCTCCGGGTGACCCCGGGCGCACTGGCCTGGGAGGTGATCGGTCTGATCGCCATCGTGATCGGTGTCGTGGTGATCGGCCGCCACCCCGCTCTGCCGGGCACCACCGGCACCGGTGGCACTGGTGGCACCTCCGGCACTGGCACCGACGACGGTCCGGAGCCGGTAGCTCCGACCGACCGACCGCCTGAGACCTCCACCGGCGATGTCCCCGGTACCGGCGGTCCCGCCGACACGGGCTGA
- a CDS encoding alpha/beta hydrolase, whose product MRVVFVHGACVRDGSWWWRRTAELLRERGVPSAAPELPSCGETGLPAGAGGPGLPEDVAAVRRVLRADDGPTVVVAHSYGGIVTAEAAAGVGSVRHLLLVSSYLPEVGQSLSDFGDDGPAPFLDVDPGTGTFGVRPELLVDTFLQDCGPEDRTGAADHLARQSAHVTTQPVGAAAWQQVPSTYLVCAQDRGTPPRLQRDFARRAGSVVELDAGHHPFLSRPEAVRDLLLSL is encoded by the coding sequence ATGAGGGTCGTGTTCGTGCACGGGGCGTGCGTGCGGGACGGGTCGTGGTGGTGGCGCCGAACCGCCGAACTGTTGCGGGAACGCGGGGTGCCGAGCGCGGCCCCGGAACTGCCGAGCTGCGGCGAGACGGGCCTCCCTGCCGGCGCCGGCGGGCCCGGGCTGCCCGAGGACGTGGCGGCGGTACGACGAGTACTGCGGGCCGACGACGGGCCGACCGTCGTGGTCGCCCACAGCTACGGCGGAATCGTCACCGCGGAGGCCGCCGCGGGGGTCGGCTCCGTGCGCCATCTGCTGCTGGTCTCCAGCTACCTGCCCGAGGTCGGGCAGAGCCTGTCCGACTTCGGGGACGACGGCCCCGCCCCTTTCCTGGACGTCGACCCCGGCACCGGGACCTTCGGCGTCCGGCCCGAGCTGCTCGTGGACACCTTCCTCCAGGACTGCGGTCCGGAGGACCGGACAGGGGCGGCGGACCACCTCGCCCGGCAGAGCGCGCACGTGACGACGCAACCGGTCGGCGCGGCCGCCTGGCAGCAGGTGCCCTCGACCTACCTCGTGTGCGCCCAGGACCGGGGCACCCCGCCGCGCCTGCAACGCGACTTCGCCCGCCGGGCCGGCAGCGTCGTCGAACTCGACGCCGGCCACCACCCGTTCCTGTCACGCCCCGAGGCGGTCCGGGACCTGCTGCTGAGCCTGTGA
- a CDS encoding DUF6629 family protein, with the protein MCWSAQADLVVGGAVTAVGGLCLVRAHRAGRPERLPLAALPLVLGVHQLIEAAVWAGTDGDLPPAAAAWARTAWAVIALPLLPLLVPIGVRCAARVDRPRQRLLTGCVVLGLLVAVPLAHTVATRPVGATAHAHTLDYRLGAPYPALLLAGYLLATVGSLLLSGDRLLRRLGLLTGIGALVCALLWQLAFVSTWCALAALTSVLLLRWTASPPPSSRLRSP; encoded by the coding sequence ATGTGCTGGAGTGCCCAGGCGGACCTCGTCGTCGGCGGCGCCGTGACCGCGGTCGGCGGGCTCTGTCTCGTACGTGCCCACCGCGCCGGCCGACCCGAGCGCCTGCCGCTCGCCGCTCTCCCGCTCGTCCTCGGGGTGCACCAGCTGATCGAGGCCGCGGTCTGGGCGGGCACCGACGGCGACCTGCCGCCCGCAGCGGCCGCCTGGGCCCGCACCGCCTGGGCGGTGATCGCCCTGCCCCTGCTCCCGCTCCTGGTCCCGATCGGCGTCCGCTGCGCCGCCCGGGTCGACCGTCCTCGTCAGCGGCTGCTGACCGGGTGCGTGGTCCTCGGCCTCCTCGTCGCCGTGCCCTTGGCCCACACCGTCGCCACCCGTCCCGTCGGCGCCACCGCCCATGCCCACACCCTCGACTACCGCCTCGGTGCGCCGTACCCCGCGCTCCTCCTCGCCGGCTACCTCCTCGCCACCGTCGGCTCGCTCCTCCTCAGCGGAGACCGCCTCCTCCGCCGTCTCGGCCTGCTGACCGGAATCGGCGCCCTGGTCTGTGCCCTCCTCTGGCAGCTCGCTTTCGTCTCGACCTGGTGTGCCCTCGCCGCCCTCACTTCCGTCCTGCTTCTCCGGTGGACGGCCTCACCACCTCCCTCTTCTCGCCTCCGGAGCCCGTAG
- a CDS encoding HD domain-containing protein has product MDHLSLAEVERIARNAHAGQTDKNGHPYTEHLAAVAHGVAARGGSAEQIAAGWLHDAVEDDALTREWLAGAALSDATKAIVDALTKRPGEPLEEYTARILATPGALVVKQADLAHNSDPARLASLDPATAARLAAKYRRTRELLGLAAESG; this is encoded by the coding sequence GTGGACCACCTGAGCCTGGCCGAGGTCGAGCGGATCGCCCGGAACGCGCACGCGGGACAGACCGACAAGAACGGTCACCCCTACACCGAACACCTGGCGGCGGTCGCCCACGGGGTGGCGGCACGGGGCGGCAGCGCCGAGCAGATCGCGGCCGGCTGGCTGCACGACGCCGTCGAGGACGACGCGCTGACCCGCGAGTGGCTGGCCGGTGCCGCGCTGAGCGACGCCACCAAGGCCATCGTGGACGCGCTCACCAAGCGCCCCGGCGAGCCGCTGGAGGAGTACACCGCACGCATTCTCGCCACGCCGGGTGCCCTGGTCGTCAAGCAGGCCGACCTCGCGCACAACTCCGACCCGGCCCGACTGGCGAGCCTGGACCCGGCGACCGCCGCCAGGCTGGCCGCCAAGTACCGCCGCACCCGTGAACTGCTGGGCCTGGCGGCGGAGTCCGGCTGA
- a CDS encoding AEC family transporter — translation MPSLHPLLSGFAPIWALTGVGYVLGRSRLLGDQAEQVLNRFVFHAAMPAALFLMIARTPLDRFANSSMLAFTASTVVAGGLGLFASYRLFGRALPERTLGGMAAGYVNSANLGIPVAVQVLGDASFVGPVVLFQILVVTPAVLTVLDSGRAGLRAALTLPLRNPILLAVAVGALLSATGWRPPAELNRSCELLGGAAVPTALVALGLSICHPPAVTGASRYLEVGTAVAIKNVVQPLTAWAVGALVLDLPPHQLLTVVLFSALPTAQNVFTYAREYDHGAVFARDSVLASTLVSMATLSLVAWALGPA, via the coding sequence ATGCCGAGTCTGCACCCGCTCCTGTCCGGTTTCGCCCCGATCTGGGCCCTGACCGGTGTCGGATACGTCCTCGGCCGCAGCAGACTGCTCGGCGACCAGGCCGAGCAGGTGCTGAACCGGTTCGTCTTCCACGCGGCCATGCCCGCCGCACTGTTCCTGATGATCGCCCGTACGCCGCTGGACCGGTTCGCCAACTCCTCCATGCTGGCGTTCACCGCGAGCACCGTGGTGGCGGGCGGGCTCGGACTGTTCGCCTCGTACCGGCTGTTCGGCCGGGCGCTGCCGGAACGGACGCTCGGCGGAATGGCCGCCGGGTACGTCAACTCGGCCAACCTCGGCATACCGGTGGCCGTCCAGGTACTCGGCGACGCCTCGTTCGTCGGCCCGGTGGTGCTGTTCCAGATCCTGGTGGTCACCCCCGCGGTACTGACCGTGCTCGACTCCGGCCGGGCGGGTCTGCGGGCGGCGCTCACCCTGCCGCTGCGCAATCCGATCCTGCTCGCGGTGGCCGTCGGCGCCCTGCTCTCGGCGACCGGCTGGCGGCCGCCGGCCGAGCTGAATCGTTCCTGCGAACTGCTGGGCGGGGCCGCGGTACCGACCGCCCTGGTGGCGCTCGGCCTGTCGATCTGCCACCCGCCCGCGGTCACCGGCGCCTCCCGCTACCTGGAGGTCGGGACGGCGGTCGCGATCAAGAACGTCGTCCAACCGCTGACGGCCTGGGCGGTCGGCGCCCTCGTGCTCGACCTGCCGCCCCACCAACTGCTCACCGTGGTCCTGTTCTCGGCCCTGCCCACGGCGCAGAACGTCTTCACCTACGCCCGCGAGTACGACCACGGCGCCGTGTTCGCACGGGACTCCGTCCTCGCCTCGACGCTCGTCTCGATGGCCACCCTGTCGCTGGTCGCCTGGGCGCTCGGCCCGGCGTAG
- a CDS encoding dsRBD fold-containing protein, translating into MHNQWDVELSFEEDGVHTGCQARLTGARAPGLTAHGESTKSAEDRPLARIGEEVAASRALEALSRKLRAQATGEIDDEGHRPGYLIY; encoded by the coding sequence ATGCACAACCAGTGGGATGTGGAGCTGAGCTTCGAGGAGGACGGTGTTCACACCGGATGCCAGGCGAGGCTGACGGGCGCCCGTGCGCCGGGTCTCACGGCGCACGGGGAGTCGACCAAGAGTGCGGAGGACCGCCCGCTCGCCAGGATCGGCGAGGAGGTCGCGGCCTCCCGGGCCCTGGAGGCACTTTCGCGGAAGCTACGGGCTCAGGCGACCGGGGAGATCGACGACGAAGGGCACCGGCCCGGGTACCTGATCTATTGA
- a CDS encoding helix-turn-helix domain-containing protein, with the protein MTDDRRWPHSPDPQTDVVIDAKGLRALAHPVRVQLIGLLRKNGPSTATKLAEQLGLNSGATSYHLRQLAASGFVAEDTERGNARDRWWKAVHQVTWWTDSRLADDDPEAALGYLRSIVAAHTLMAQTALNAYETMTPEWRQAVDFSDMVFQLTPEEARALATEMSEVFARYRRIAPGSSVPEGTDRVAVVVQVLPEPQATVDDASEEQS; encoded by the coding sequence ATGACCGATGACCGCAGGTGGCCGCACAGTCCGGACCCGCAGACCGATGTCGTGATCGATGCCAAGGGCCTGCGGGCCCTGGCCCACCCGGTACGGGTGCAGCTGATCGGGCTGCTCCGGAAGAACGGCCCGTCCACCGCCACCAAGCTGGCCGAGCAGCTGGGGCTGAACTCGGGAGCGACCAGCTACCACCTCCGTCAGCTCGCGGCGTCCGGCTTCGTCGCCGAGGACACCGAGCGCGGCAACGCCAGGGACCGTTGGTGGAAGGCCGTCCACCAGGTGACCTGGTGGACGGACAGCCGCCTGGCCGACGACGATCCGGAGGCGGCGCTCGGTTACCTGCGGTCGATCGTCGCGGCCCACACCCTGATGGCGCAGACGGCACTCAACGCCTACGAGACGATGACGCCGGAGTGGCGGCAGGCGGTGGACTTCAGCGACATGGTGTTCCAGCTGACCCCGGAGGAGGCCCGGGCCCTGGCCACGGAGATGTCGGAGGTGTTCGCCCGCTACCGTCGCATAGCCCCGGGGAGCTCCGTCCCCGAGGGAACGGACCGGGTGGCCGTGGTCGTCCAGGTGCTTCCCGAGCCGCAGGCCACCGTCGACGACGCGTCGGAGGAGCAGTCATGA
- a CDS encoding MarR family transcriptional regulator, producing MEPSQTPTQLIRLLRGLTSELDLFGTEFAARNGLHPTDLRGLIHLLDAERAGAVVTPGRLGAALGLNSAGTTGLVDRLERSGLIRRERDEEDRRKVRLLVEERAIELGEAFFGGLVADLMAAMGAFGETELAVARRFLVAMTGVVAAARAE from the coding sequence GTGGAGCCGTCGCAGACGCCGACACAGCTGATCCGACTGCTGCGTGGGCTGACGTCCGAACTCGACCTGTTCGGTACCGAGTTCGCCGCACGGAACGGCTTGCATCCGACGGATCTGCGGGGGCTCATCCATCTGCTGGACGCCGAGCGGGCCGGGGCGGTGGTGACTCCGGGGCGGCTCGGTGCGGCGTTGGGGTTGAACTCGGCCGGGACGACGGGGCTGGTCGATCGGCTGGAGCGGTCGGGGCTGATCCGGCGCGAGCGCGACGAGGAGGACCGCCGCAAGGTCCGGTTACTGGTGGAGGAGCGTGCGATCGAGCTGGGCGAAGCGTTCTTCGGCGGTCTGGTCGCCGATCTGATGGCCGCGATGGGCGCCTTCGGGGAGACGGAACTCGCCGTGGCGCGAAGGTTCCTGGTGGCGATGACCGGGGTGGTGGCCGCGGCCAGGGCGGAGTAG
- a CDS encoding MFS transporter produces MAVSLTGTRVSAIALPWFVLATTGSATMTGVVAFVELAPYVLVKAFTGPVIDRLGPRVVSWTTDAVSAAAAGLVPLLHALGLLPFWLLLVMVAVIGAARGPGDLAKEVMVAEAADRGRIPMERATGLSGVTERLATTIGPAVGGGLIALLGPMAGLTVNAVAFALGSLVIAVALPRGMGRSAAVQEASGPTAAPAEGRADAVDGDEQVGYWRMFREGFTFLRGEPLLLTVIVTVAVTNLLDAAFLSVLVPVWAQESGGGPAAIGLTGSAWGIAAVAGSLIAAVVAHRLPRRTVFFVGFLLVGAPRFLVLTMDAPMALVIVVFAVSGFGGGFLNPILGAVQLERVPRHLLGRVNALGDSLAWAGIPVGGLLAGAAVSMVGLIPVLLTCGGLYIATTTLSGLRPEWREMDRKRGRAPAAVPDVSSSPEQKVPGPTAPVLG; encoded by the coding sequence ATGGCCGTCTCGCTGACCGGCACCCGGGTATCGGCGATCGCCCTGCCGTGGTTCGTGCTGGCCACGACCGGCAGTGCCACGATGACCGGAGTCGTCGCGTTCGTCGAGCTGGCTCCCTACGTGCTCGTCAAGGCGTTCACCGGCCCGGTGATCGACCGGCTCGGTCCGCGCGTCGTCTCCTGGACGACGGACGCGGTGAGCGCCGCCGCGGCGGGCCTGGTCCCGCTGCTGCATGCGCTCGGCCTGCTGCCGTTCTGGCTCCTGCTGGTCATGGTCGCCGTGATCGGCGCCGCTCGCGGCCCGGGGGACCTCGCCAAGGAGGTGATGGTCGCCGAGGCGGCCGACCGGGGCCGGATCCCGATGGAGCGGGCCACCGGACTGTCCGGGGTCACGGAGCGGCTGGCCACCACGATCGGTCCGGCGGTGGGCGGCGGGCTGATCGCCCTGCTCGGCCCGATGGCCGGTCTGACGGTCAACGCGGTCGCCTTCGCACTCGGCTCACTGGTGATCGCCGTCGCGCTTCCCCGGGGGATGGGGCGCTCGGCCGCAGTGCAGGAGGCGTCCGGGCCGACGGCCGCGCCGGCGGAAGGCCGGGCCGACGCCGTCGACGGGGACGAGCAGGTCGGCTACTGGCGCATGTTCCGGGAGGGATTCACCTTCCTGCGGGGTGAGCCACTGCTGCTGACCGTCATCGTGACGGTCGCGGTGACCAACCTGCTGGACGCGGCGTTCCTCAGCGTGCTGGTGCCCGTCTGGGCGCAGGAATCGGGCGGCGGCCCGGCGGCGATCGGTCTGACCGGGAGTGCCTGGGGCATCGCGGCGGTGGCCGGCAGCCTGATCGCGGCGGTGGTGGCGCACCGTCTGCCGCGCCGGACAGTTTTCTTCGTCGGCTTCCTGCTCGTCGGTGCCCCGCGCTTCCTCGTCCTCACCATGGACGCGCCGATGGCACTGGTGATTGTGGTCTTCGCGGTCAGTGGTTTCGGCGGCGGCTTCCTCAATCCGATCCTCGGTGCCGTCCAGCTCGAGCGGGTGCCCCGTCACCTGTTGGGCCGGGTCAACGCGCTGGGCGACTCGCTCGCCTGGGCGGGTATCCCGGTGGGCGGCCTGCTCGCGGGTGCGGCCGTGTCCATGGTGGGGCTCATACCGGTGCTGCTCACGTGCGGCGGTCTGTACATCGCCACCACCACCCTGTCCGGCCTGCGGCCCGAGTGGCGGGAGATGGACCGCAAGCGTGGCCGTGCCCCGGCGGCGGTCCCGGACGTGAGCAGCTCCCCTGAGCAGAAGGTCCCGGGCCCGACGGCCCCGGTGCTCGGCTGA
- the polX gene encoding DNA polymerase/3'-5' exonuclease PolX, translated as MARLNDKVRDLLQEYADLISITGGDAFRARAYEKAARAVGGHPVDIDGMDAKGLQQIPGVGRSTAEKIAEYLTGGRIEALEALRAEIPAGVRAMMSVPGVGPKRALALHRDLGIASVDELAEAIRADRLSEVPGLGERSGEKILHGIELIRQSGGRTLLDAATALADRIVAALAAVPGCTRCAYAGSLRRMRETVGDIDVLATAEDSAPLIASLTALPFTADVIGSGPTKTSIRTTDGIQVDLRVVPKEDWGAALVYFTGSKAHNIRLRTMAVRAGLKLSEYGLFDAASGEKIVSATEDEVYAALGLPWIAPPLREDRGEIEAALRGELPELVTEADLRGDLHTHTDLTDGLATLEEMIDTAAARGYTYYAVTDHAPDLVMQRMTDEKMLAQREQLRALAGRHRRMRLLHGTELNIGPDGRVDWPAEFLSGFDVCVASVHSHFGADRDAQTRRLIRACENPHVHIIGHLTTRRIGRRGPIDVDLDAVFAAAARTGTAIEINSSPQRLDLRDEDVLRAKRHGVKFSIDSDAHATPHLAYPRYGIGTAQRAWLGTEDVINTWPWQRLKRFLRKDALRS; from the coding sequence ATGGCCCGGCTCAACGACAAGGTCAGGGACCTGCTGCAGGAGTACGCCGACCTGATCTCGATCACCGGCGGCGACGCCTTCCGCGCCCGCGCCTACGAGAAGGCCGCCCGAGCGGTCGGCGGCCACCCCGTGGACATCGACGGCATGGACGCGAAGGGTCTCCAGCAGATCCCCGGGGTCGGCAGGTCCACCGCCGAGAAGATCGCCGAATACCTCACCGGTGGGCGGATCGAGGCCCTGGAGGCGCTCCGGGCCGAGATCCCGGCCGGAGTGCGCGCGATGATGTCCGTCCCCGGCGTGGGACCGAAGCGCGCGCTCGCGCTCCACCGCGACCTCGGCATCGCCTCCGTCGACGAACTCGCCGAGGCGATCCGCGCCGACCGCCTGAGCGAGGTCCCGGGCCTGGGCGAACGCAGCGGCGAGAAGATCCTGCACGGGATCGAACTGATCCGGCAGTCCGGCGGCCGGACCCTGCTGGACGCCGCCACGGCACTGGCCGACCGGATCGTCGCGGCACTGGCCGCCGTACCGGGGTGCACCCGCTGCGCGTACGCGGGTTCCCTGCGCCGGATGCGCGAGACGGTCGGCGACATCGACGTCCTGGCCACCGCCGAGGACTCGGCGCCCCTGATTGCCTCGCTCACGGCGCTCCCCTTCACGGCCGACGTCATCGGAAGCGGACCGACCAAGACCTCGATCCGCACCACGGACGGGATCCAGGTCGACCTGCGGGTGGTCCCGAAGGAGGACTGGGGTGCGGCCCTGGTCTACTTCACCGGCTCGAAGGCGCACAACATCAGGCTCCGGACGATGGCGGTACGGGCCGGCCTGAAGCTCTCCGAGTACGGGCTCTTCGACGCCGCGAGCGGCGAGAAGATCGTGTCGGCGACCGAGGACGAGGTGTACGCCGCGCTCGGCCTGCCCTGGATCGCGCCGCCTCTGCGCGAGGACCGGGGTGAGATCGAGGCGGCCCTGCGCGGTGAGTTGCCCGAACTGGTCACCGAGGCGGACCTCCGCGGCGACCTGCACACCCACACCGACCTGACCGACGGGCTGGCCACCCTGGAGGAGATGATCGACACCGCGGCCGCCCGCGGCTACACCTACTACGCGGTCACCGACCATGCCCCGGACCTGGTGATGCAGCGGATGACGGACGAGAAGATGCTCGCCCAGCGGGAGCAGCTGCGCGCGCTGGCCGGGCGGCACCGGCGGATGCGGCTGCTGCACGGCACCGAGTTGAACATCGGACCGGACGGCAGGGTGGACTGGCCGGCCGAGTTCCTGTCCGGTTTCGACGTGTGCGTGGCGTCCGTCCACTCCCACTTCGGCGCGGACCGGGACGCCCAGACCCGTCGGCTGATCCGCGCCTGCGAGAACCCGCACGTGCACATCATCGGCCACCTCACCACCCGCCGGATCGGCCGGCGCGGGCCGATCGACGTCGACCTGGACGCCGTCTTCGCCGCTGCCGCCCGGACCGGAACCGCGATCGAGATCAACAGCTCGCCCCAGCGGCTCGATCTGCGGGACGAGGACGTGCTCCGGGCCAAGCGCCACGGTGTGAAGTTCTCGATCGACAGCGACGCGCACGCCACCCCCCATCTCGCCTACCCCAGGTACGGGATCGGCACCGCCCAGCGCGCCTGGCTCGGCACCGAGGACGTGATCAACACCTGGCCGTGGCAGCGCCTCAAGCGGTTCCTCCGCAAGGACGCGCTCCGCAGCTGA